The Diorhabda sublineata isolate icDioSubl1.1 chromosome 6, icDioSubl1.1, whole genome shotgun sequence genome includes a window with the following:
- the LOC130445643 gene encoding cytochrome P450 6a2-like — protein MDFFSIILITCIIVLLFYIFLKRHFSYWDRIGLDYLEPRFFFGNTKSICDGVSMSDTFANIYKEMKSRGYKHGGCYFFFKPIYIPIDLDIIKNIMLTDFEYFFNHGIYHNEEGEPMTAHLFSLENEKWRNLRKRLTPTFTSGKLKMMYSTLFSCSNKLKEVLDQYAAIQDPVDIKDLMSRFTIEVIGSVAFGLNTNSINDTNSEFMQIANKIFDSGPFWERCKEIAIFMLPQNFLKAIKFKFAHREVEDFFYNMIKRTVEYRETKNVFRKDFMHLLLQLKNRGKISEDNLITRQEGEEKGPDSITIDEMVAQCFIFFAAGFETSATSLTFSLLELAINQDIQNRLRKEILFTMEKNNGQLTYDAIMSMNYLEQVVSEALRKHSPGPLLPRVCTKNYKVPGTNVVIEKGTRVIIPAIAIHNDPEIYPNPDVFDPERFNEDNKAKRKSCSYLAFGEGPRYCIGFRFGMMQVKVGLAVILSNFRVNVHEKTQLPIKYAYTNAFILGVDGGVWLSVSKL, from the exons atggattttttcagtattattttAATCACGTGTATAAtcgttttgttgttttatatctTTTTGAAAAGGCATTTTTCATATTGGGACAGAATTGGCTTAGACTATCTAGAGCctcgatttttttttggaaatacgaAAAGTATATGTGACGGAGTTTCTATGAGTGACACTTTTGCAAATATATACAAGGAAATGAAATCTAGAGGATACAAACACGGTGGatgttacttttttttcaaaccGATTTATATACCAATCGATTtggatattattaaaaacattatgCTGactgattttgaatatttttttaatcacgGAATATATCACAACGAAGAAGGAGAACCGATGACGGCACATTTATTCAGTTTGGAAAACGAAAAATGGAGGAATCTACGTAAACGTTTAACTCCCACTTTTACTTCAG GAAAACTGAAAATGATGTACTCTACACTCTTTTCTTGCTCTAACAAACTGAAAGAAGTCCTAGACCAGTATGCAGCAATACAAGATCCAGTCGACATCAAAGACCTGATGTCACGATTTACAATCGAAGTTATTGGTTCAGTTGCTTTTGGATTGAACACAAACTCTATAAATGATACTAATTCCGAATTCATGCAAATAGCCAATAAAATTTTCGACTCTGGTCCATTTTGGGAGCGGTGCAAAGAAATCGCCATATTCATGCTTCCACAAAACTTTTTGAAAGCAATCAAGTTTAAGTTTGCCCATAGAGAagttgaagattttttttacaatatgaTAAAACGTACCGTAGAGTATAGGGAAACGAAAAATGTATTCAGAAAAGATTTTATGCACCTATTACTACAACTTAAAAATAGAGGGAAAATATCGGAAGACAACCTCATTACTAGACAAGAAGGAGAAGAGAAAGGTCCAGATTCCATTACTATAGATGAAATGGTAGCTcagtgttttatattttttgctgCTGGATTCGAAACATCAGCCACTTCACTtactttttcattattagaaTTAGCTATAAATCAGGATATTCAAAATAGGTTAcggaaagaaattttatttacaatggAGAAAAACAACGGTCAACTCACTTATGACGCTATAATGTCAATGAATTATTTGGAACAAGTAGTTTCTG AAGCCCTTCGTAAACATTCGCCTGGTCCGCTATTACCCAGAGTTTGTACCAAAAACTACAAAGTTCCAGGTACCAATGTGGTCATCGAAAAAGGAACAAGAGTTATAATTCCTGCTATTGCTATTCATAATGATCCAGAAATTTATCCTAATCCTGATGTTTTCGATCCAGAGAGATTCAATGAAGATAATAAAGCAAAAAGAAAATCTTGTTCATATTTAGCCTTTGGTGAAGGACCCAGATATTGTATAG gtTTCCGATTTGGTATGATGCAAGTTAAAGTAGGGTTAGCTGTGATATTAAGTAACTTTAGGGTGAACGTTCACGAAAAAACTCAGCTGCCAATAAAATATGCTTATACTAATGCCTTTATTTTAGGAGTAGATGGAGGCGTTTGGTTAAGTGTTTCTAAACTTTGA